The Fusarium oxysporum f. sp. lycopersici 4287 chromosome 1, whole genome shotgun sequence DNA segment CCATCTTAGGTGTCTGAGCTCTTGTCGTCACTTCTCGTCAGCCTTGACCCAGCTCGTAAATTCACGGCGCTGCTTGCGGATGTCAATGAAACCTGGCCTCGTCTCAAGCACACTGAAAGGGTTTCCCCGATAGTCCTTTTCCACCTCGCCACTTCCTGTTTGGAAACCAGCCTCTCCTTCGCGTTCAATCTTGCCAGCCCACTCGTGCCACTTAATAGGTCGAAGCTTTGGAGTTCCCAGAACCAAGCCCAGGACAATGATCAAAGTCGCTACCAGTGCTTCGATAGATATGTCGATTGGGAGCGAGTGTGTTGCGAGCGGCTGCGGTTGGCCATGATGCACCGCTGTTGACGAGATGACGGAGTGCTCTTGCGCGGAGTAGCATCTGGAGTGATTGTCAGTTTCCTGCGAAAATACCAAGAATTGCCGAGCTTACGCATGTGCTAAGAGGACTAGACCAGTAACGGTCACTGTTTTAGAGATCCAAGTCATCCTGTGTTGGAATCAGACAGCTTGGTCACAGTTGCGATGAAGATGGACGTCGTCTTGGGGACAAGTCACGGCTCCTAGATGTAGACATGGGTACTAGCATCCAATGACTAAGCCTATGCCATTCTCCACCCATGCACACCACAGACAGTGTTAGCTTTCAAAGACAGAATGATTCGAATTACACATTAAGATGGGAAAATCCTAGTCATGGTGTTTGCCAAAAACCTGAcaattcttttttaaaaTACCCACAAGGAAAACCAAGTCTAAATCAAACCGCTCGATCCAATGTATGATGCTCGAATCCGTTCACCCAAATAGTAAAACACACAAGGGAAAATTGCTACAATTACACGGCGACATCATGACGCCATTCATCACTGGAGTCCCTGCTCGGTCTGTGCATACCAATCCTCGAAGTGACCAGGTTCGTCCATGATTTCGACTTTCCAATCATCCTTGCTTCCCTTCAGGTACACGTCTTGTGCTGTGGTGTCTTCGTAACCACCCATGACTGGCATCAAGTCTTGTCCACTTTCCACGTGAGACACCCAGCCTTCTTGGTCAAAAGGGACGGTGGCAGGGATTCCATCATAAATATCGTACTGAGCAGGTCCGAAGAGATGGGGAGCGGCATTGTCAAAGCTTGATCCAGGTGGTCCGTAGTAGTCGGCGAATCCATCAAGCCCGTGTACAGGGTAGTCGATGGCACCAGGAGAAGGGGTTCTGTTGATTActtcgttgttgatgttgagaccACTGTACTGACGAATGCCCATATCAAAAGGGCTGGGTGTGATATCATCGTATGACAGTGAATGGGGCCGATCTGGAGCCGGGTTAGCATACATGTCATGGTAAGATGGCATGGCTGGCTCTCCGATCGCATTACTCGCAGCATCGTAGGCGACTGGTGCCTCGCTTAGTCGTGTAGCATGGCGGAATCTGGACTTCCGACCACGTCCGCCTTTCCAGTCTGAGTCGTTGTCTGAATAGTCGTCATTACCATCCCCATCACGTTTGACCTTTCGTGGCTTTGAGGGTGTGAACTTGTATCCGGGATGTGCTCGTTGATGGTTCACACGCTCTATTCTGGCCCATTGATCAAAATTCTCCTTGATTTGCGCTGGCTCCATAACCCATGCGGCACCGCAGACTTTTGAGACATGCTGGTGGTTGTTCTGAGAACATTGCGTCTTAGCGACTTCCTGGTACGCCTTTCGGTATAGCATAAAAGCATTCATGGGACGTTTGATCTGACCAGCCTTCTTGTTACGCGAAGTTTCCGACAGTCTCTCTTCAGTTGGCCGACTGACAAAGGCCTCGATGTCAGAGACATGAATATCGGGAAAGTCTCTGGCAGCTTCGGAAAGCGGTTTTGAAAGCATGTTGGTGGCATTCTTGGCTTTCTCTGCACGGCTTCTCTTCTGAACTCGACCAGTTTTCACTGCTGGTGATCGTGAAATAAGCGATTTCTTAGCGATATTGAGACCACTGCGAGTCGTAATTGCATCGCTAGATGGGCAAGGTGCTGAAGGCGACGCTTCCGGAGTGTACGGGAGATGGTTCTGCTTCGTTGGCTCAGCTGTTGGCTCTTCCTGTGCTCTCGTGCAACCTACATTGTAGCCAATCTCATCGGTCAAAGGACCATAAGGGTTACTTGTGATACCCAGACCTCCAGCATAACCTTGCTATTGTCGCAGGTTAGCTATGATGGCAACCAGTCTGGACCTGTTGGACTTACAAACGAAACATCGCTACTTTGGGAATAGACAGTTGATGGCTCATACACAGAAGAGTCGTCGTCACGAACGGGAGTAGAGTATCGAGTTGAGTAGAAGTAGCCGGCAAAGCTTTGTTCTGGGCTCATAGAGCCTTGAGGATGCGAAGTGTGTGACTCCATGGCCACTGGCTGCTGAGAGAAGCCATCAGAAGAGGATGGCGGAGTTGGAAGGATCTGTTGCGGCATGTCGCGTGTCTTCCGCCGCTCTTAGATATTGATTTTGGCTAGAAACGGGACGcaaggatggagaagagTCCTgcgttgttgttgttgatggagtTAATGGAACGACACAGGTACTATAGTGAACAACGGCAAGTGGACTTTGTAAGAAGCACAATGTAGATGAAGAGATAAAGTCTGATCTTTTGACAGTAGCTATGTTGGTCTTAAGCGGCCTGAAGATAGAGTACTCAGCAAGGACGTCTTTGTCGGATTTCTTTGAGCTGCCACAAGTGGTTTTGTATGTGCTTGGGACATTCTGATACCATAGATATGTCTACAACGCCAGGACCATGCCCACAAATAGACAAGCAACGACCTGATGCCCCCAAGTTCAAAGAGACCGGAGCAGACGACTGTTCTGTTGGGAAACAGACCGCAATGCGGACCGTTACCAGAGTGGTAGACCTCTCCAAGCTGCATTTACATGTGTCGTTGGCCGGCATCCTCCACCCAACACACTACACCCGGGCCAACATGGAGAAGCACA contains these protein-coding regions:
- a CDS encoding DNA mismatch repair protein MSH5, translating into MTWISKTVTVTGLVLLAHACYSAQEHSVISSTAVHHGQPQPLATHSLPIDISIEALVATLIIVLGLVLGTPKLRPIKWHEWAGKIEREGEAGFQTGSGEVEKDYRGNPFSVLETRPGFIDIRKQRREFTSWVKADEK